From a region of the Anaerobacillus sp. CMMVII genome:
- a CDS encoding response regulator transcription factor, with protein MGYKVLIVDDEKEMRNLLTVCLKPSGYHIELAQTGFDALQKLTVQKFNLIILDMMTPTEAGFEILRKIRERNGNDVSIIMIAALGETEWIEEGLRLGANDYIVKPFEPNEVIAKIYKLVKKH; from the coding sequence TGATGAAAAAGAGATGCGAAATCTTCTAACAGTCTGTCTAAAGCCTTCAGGATACCACATTGAATTAGCTCAAACAGGTTTTGACGCTTTACAGAAACTAACCGTCCAAAAATTCAACTTAATTATTCTAGATATGATGACCCCAACAGAAGCTGGATTTGAAATACTAAGAAAAATCCGCGAGAGGAATGGGAACGATGTTTCTATTATTATGATCGCTGCACTTGGAGAAACAGAATGGATTGAGGAAGGTTTGCGCTTGGGTGCAAATGATTATATTGTTAAGCCATTTGAGCCAAATGAAGTCATTGCAAAAATTTATAAATTAGTTAAGAAGCACTAA